From the genome of Anabaena sphaerica FACHB-251, one region includes:
- the cobA gene encoding uroporphyrinogen-III C-methyltransferase, translating into MGKVYLIGAGPGDPGLMTIKGKGLLECADVVIYDALVSQAILDMINPQAEKIDAGKRMGRHSLLQEVTTHLLIEKAQDHAIVVRLKGGDPFIFGRGGEEMAELVEAGIAVEVVPGITAGIAAAAYAGIPLTHRLYSSSVTFVTGHEAAGKYKPAVNWQAIAQGSETIVIYMGIHNLPYIVEQLSSALLSPETPIGLVRWGTRPEQEELIGKLGTIVEQVEETGFSAPAIAVIGAVVKMHSILSGCRPL; encoded by the coding sequence TTGGGTAAGGTTTATTTAATCGGTGCTGGCCCTGGTGATCCTGGACTCATGACTATCAAGGGTAAAGGTCTGCTGGAGTGTGCAGATGTAGTTATTTATGATGCCTTGGTGAGTCAGGCAATTTTGGACATGATTAATCCCCAAGCGGAAAAAATCGACGCTGGTAAGCGCATGGGGAGACATTCGCTCTTACAGGAAGTAACCACCCATCTGCTCATTGAAAAAGCCCAAGATCATGCCATTGTGGTGCGGTTAAAAGGTGGAGATCCCTTTATTTTTGGGCGTGGTGGCGAAGAAATGGCAGAATTGGTGGAAGCCGGAATAGCAGTGGAAGTTGTGCCGGGGATCACAGCCGGAATTGCGGCTGCGGCTTATGCTGGAATTCCCTTAACCCACCGTCTGTATAGTTCATCGGTGACATTTGTAACGGGTCACGAAGCGGCGGGTAAGTATAAGCCGGCAGTAAATTGGCAGGCGATCGCCCAAGGTTCAGAAACAATAGTGATTTATATGGGTATCCACAATCTACCTTATATTGTGGAGCAGTTAAGTTCAGCCCTTTTGAGTCCAGAGACTCCAATTGGTTTGGTGAGGTGGGGAACCCGGCCAGAACAAGAAGAATTAATTGGTAAGTTAGGAACAATAGTTGAGCAAGTTGAAGAGACAGGATTTAGTGCGCCAGCGATCGCTGTCATTGGAGCGGTAGTGAAGATGCACAGTATTCTTTCTGGGTGTCGTCCTTTATAG
- a CDS encoding response regulator, whose translation MKTLPISRYRFFQKLQPLSLLKKITSKSVTGCLQVFSTSGAWSIYVQEGKLIYACYSEQMFEPLYRNLQRLGQHNSTLPREINEQLQSIFERGVENQTIPNPDYLAICWLVNENYLSSLQAAMLIEQLSLEFLDSFLKIEEGSYEFIPESFLDDLPKFCHLNLRLLVEKCEAGVRISPEQFWQYNEPRTRPKIEVQLPPIGNKPPTTNRYQQLYSRPKDKKNYTIFCVDDSPLVLNTIRGFLDEQIFSVIGVTDSLKALMEIFHLKPDMIFLDVTMPNLDGYEVCSLLRKQASFKNTPVIMVSEKASLIDRAKAKLVRASGCLTKPLNQGDFLKMIFQHMV comes from the coding sequence ATGAAAACGCTTCCTATTAGTAGATACAGATTTTTCCAAAAGCTACAACCCTTATCCCTCTTGAAAAAAATCACCAGTAAGTCAGTTACTGGTTGTCTACAAGTATTTAGCACTTCAGGGGCTTGGTCAATCTATGTACAAGAGGGTAAACTGATTTATGCCTGTTACTCAGAGCAGATGTTTGAGCCTCTATATAGAAACTTACAGAGGTTAGGCCAACATAACTCTACTCTTCCCAGAGAGATTAATGAGCAGTTGCAGTCAATCTTTGAAAGAGGTGTGGAAAATCAGACCATACCGAATCCAGATTATTTGGCTATTTGCTGGCTAGTTAATGAAAACTATCTTAGCTCCTTACAAGCTGCAATGCTAATTGAGCAATTGTCTTTAGAGTTTCTAGATTCATTTCTGAAAATAGAAGAAGGGAGTTATGAATTTATCCCTGAGAGTTTTCTGGATGATTTACCCAAGTTTTGTCATTTGAACTTGCGCTTATTAGTCGAAAAGTGTGAAGCGGGTGTGCGAATTTCTCCAGAGCAGTTTTGGCAATACAACGAGCCAAGGACACGCCCCAAGATTGAGGTACAATTGCCCCCAATCGGTAATAAACCACCAACGACGAATAGGTATCAGCAACTTTACTCAAGACCCAAGGACAAAAAGAATTACACAATTTTTTGTGTAGATGATAGTCCTCTGGTTTTAAATACCATTAGAGGTTTTTTAGATGAGCAAATATTTTCTGTAATTGGTGTAACAGATTCTTTGAAAGCTCTAATGGAAATTTTCCACCTCAAGCCAGATATGATTTTTCTAGATGTGACAATGCCGAATTTAGATGGATATGAAGTTTGTTCTTTATTACGGAAACAGGCATCTTTTAAAAATACACCTGTAATTATGGTGTCAGAAAAAGCCAGCTTGATTGATAGAGCTAAAGCCAAGCTAGTCAGAGCTTCTGGTTGCTTGACTAAGCCTTTGAATCAAGGTGATTTCCTGAAAATGATTTTTCAGCACATGGTTTAA
- a CDS encoding sirohydrochlorin chelatase: MPSAYLLVSHGSRDPRPDIAMQQLAKLVSQKLPNSENLVGIATLEVSIEPLHQQIQDFAQKALALGCKCLKIVPLFLVPGVHVMTDIPAEVELAQKALGQDMRIDLKPYLGSHGNLAKLLTPVMSNIKAEVSILLAHGSRRSGSQQPVETMARSLGAVTAYWSVPPSLETRVKELVVAGYLQIAILPYFLFTGGITDAIAKSIEELKLQFPEVKFQLAQPLGASAELADVIWDLATEGEKVFG; the protein is encoded by the coding sequence ATGCCATCTGCCTATCTTTTAGTATCTCACGGTAGTCGTGATCCGCGTCCAGATATTGCTATGCAACAACTAGCAAAGCTGGTAAGTCAGAAATTGCCAAATAGCGAAAATTTAGTAGGTATAGCTACCCTAGAGGTAAGTATTGAGCCTTTACATCAGCAAATTCAAGATTTTGCTCAAAAAGCCTTGGCTTTGGGGTGCAAATGCCTGAAAATTGTACCTTTGTTTTTAGTACCGGGAGTTCATGTCATGACAGATATTCCCGCAGAAGTGGAACTGGCACAAAAAGCATTGGGTCAAGATATGAGAATTGACCTCAAACCATATTTAGGCAGTCATGGGAATTTAGCAAAATTGCTGACTCCAGTAATGTCTAATATAAAAGCAGAAGTATCAATTCTCTTAGCTCATGGTAGCCGTCGTTCTGGTTCGCAACAGCCAGTAGAAACTATGGCCAGGAGTTTGGGAGCAGTAACCGCTTATTGGTCTGTTCCTCCCAGTTTAGAAACAAGGGTGAAAGAGTTGGTGGTTGCTGGTTATCTGCAAATTGCAATTTTGCCATACTTTTTATTCACTGGTGGCATCACCGATGCGATCGCAAAATCAATAGAAGAGCTAAAATTGCAATTTCCTGAGGTAAAGTTTCAATTAGCACAACCTCTAGGAGCAAGTGCAGAACTAGCAGATGTAATTTGGGATTTAGCAACAGAAGGGGAAAAAGTTTTTGGGTAA